The genomic interval TCAAATTATGTTCATCATAGTACTCATCAAATATACTCAATTAGATCCCACCTTTTTAAATATTTTAAATAAACGTATTACATCAATAATTTAGACGTCGTCATTAACTATTTGGTTGATAATTACCTAATCTATTAACTGAAAGCGTGCTTATAATGCGTTTCTCAAACTTCAAAACTTAAAAAAGCTCCTATTTCTAGGCTTTTTCACGAAAATGGTTACGGTGTAACTATATATTTTTACATTTTTGAATTCGCCTACTACTTTATCTGTGAATCGTACCACCACGACGTCCATGTTTATGATGTTGACGTTTCTTTTTATCTAACTCGTATTCCAATTCCTCTTGTGCTTTCCTTTGTTTGTTCAGCTCATAATCTTGGGTATTTGAATAAAGCACGCTCATTAAGGCATCTGATAATAATGTACTCATATACTTTATTGGAGTATTTTCATTATAATTAACGGCTCTGTACCCTTCTATATTCTCTTTTCGGAAATCATCACTCCTTAAATTATGTTGTTTTACTGCCTGCTTAGCCTGTTCAATTTGCTTAGCAGAAATATTTTTATCTTGTCCTGCTTCACCAATAAACAACTGTTGTGTGCCTCTATTGTTCAACACACGTAACAAATTAGCATTTTTAATCTCATCTGGTTTAACCTGTCCGCTTAAATAAGCAAGTCCTTGTACATGCTCTTGCGTTGTAAATTTTTCTGGTGGCTTGTTTTTTAGACGGGTTATATCCTGTTTCTCCAGTGGTTGAAGCTCAGGATTGTAATAAATAACTGCCGTATATAATCGCTCTTTTTCAGTCATTTTTACTTTGTTTAAGTCTATATCAGGAAAAGACTTAGTTAGAACGCTGTTGTATTGTGTATCAACCACTTTTTTAACTTCATTAATTGCTGAAAGTTCTTTAATGCTTCGCTTTAATACGTTTTGTTCATTTTCTTCAAAACCGTTTAGTAAAGCACCTTTTGTTAGCTTAATATCTTTAAAGCGGTAGCCTTTTTTAGCCAAAATATCGCTAGTATTTTCCTTGACTCGCTGTTCTTGCTTTTCAAGCATTAACCAACTAACGAATGGACGCTTAGTAAATGTTAGAATTTGTTGATTTATAATATTAGTTCTTATCATTGCCAAGCGATCTTTTAATTCGTTTCCTGCAAATACCTTTTGTTCACTATCTGTTTCTTTAATTAGTTCACGTTTTTCTGCCATTGTTACCCGTTCAAAATCAATATCAGGGTAAAGTTTTCTAACTGTTCGATTAACTACTTTATCTAGCAACTGATTAGCTTCTGCTAATGAATTTTCTTGTTGATTAATAGTTATTAGTTGCTTTGTCATATCCTGTCCAATTGCTTGCTTAATCATAGTGCTATTTTTCCAATTAAATAGCATACGTTGCTTCTCATCTAGGTTCTCTAAGCTAACAAATGTTTTTAGTCGATTACTCAACTGTGCAACCAGTCGTTTTTCATCAAATGAATAATGGCGCTGTAAGGTTTGCATACGGCGTTCATTATGGATTTTTTCATTAGTATTTTTTGCTTCTGCTTTGGCTTGTCGTTGTTGCTTAACATTTTGATTAAATTCTTGGCGCTTTTCTTTCTGTGAATTGATACCCTCGTGTTGTGTTGCCACTTCATCAATTCCTTGTTCTTCATATGATTTTTCACTAATACGGTCTGGTAAATTTTTAGCTTCTAAAACTTGATTAACCGCGGTAGCCCAATTGTGACGCCATTCAGTTATTTTTTCTTTTTTATCCCAATCGACCATCAGTATTTTTCTACTCTTAGGGTACTTGCTAGTTCCGGTATATGTTTTGTTGCCATTATCATCTAAAATATATTGCTTTTTGCTCTTAATTCCCCATGTTCCATCTGAATTAAACGGCCGATTAGTTAACATCACATGAGCGTGCGGATTATCTGGGTGGTCGCGATGAATTGCCACGTCGGCTACCATGCCTGCATTAACAAAATTTTCTTGTACATATTTTGTCAATAATTCTTTCTGTTCATCTTCACTTAATTCAACTGGCAGAGCCACGTTAAACTCTTTAGCGTACCGTGAGTTTGCTCGACGGTCTTTTCTTTCTACTTCGTTCCATAATTTCTCTCTATCACTCGCCCATTCTGGCGCATTCTTTGGTGTCAAAATAAAGCTTTCTGGCATAACCGACCGAGCATAAAAATAACTTCGACCTTCTTTTTGATCGAATAATTTTTCGCCACTTCGATAACTTGCTCCAGCAATTGCACTTCTTCCTTTTCCAGCACTAATATTACTAAAGCTCATGTGAAAAATTGCCATGTCGGTCACCACCTTTCTTTGGGTTTATGGGTTTGATTTTGTTGTCGCCAACGGCGACTTCTAATACAAGTTTTAATGGGTTTAGCACAACGTCATCGAAGATGACGTGTAAGTGCGCATTGACCTCGTTTCACTCGGTCTACTGATTCTCCTGAATTTACTTTTAGTGTATGCCTTCCGCTTCGCTATTTCAACTTTTATCCTTTGACTTAACGTTTCCTATATGATATAGTTTCGGTGATTATTTCTAATATGATTGGAGGGATCGTTATGTCTCAAAGTAACTTAGAAAAACAAGAAGCTAAATTAAAAGCCCTTAATCAAAAAATTAAGGACGAAAAAAATAAGATTGAACAACGGCTAGGTAAACAAATCATCAGTCAAGCCAATTTAGATTATGCTAATTTGTCTAACGATCAGATTAAGCTTTTAGCCAAGCAATTTTCTGAATTTTTAAAGGTAAAGTCCGTAGATCATTAGCCATACGAGATGGGGAAATTCCATGTCTAATCAATATGAAAAACTAGTCGAGCAGCAAGCGCGGTTAAAACAAAAAATTGAGCGGGAAGATTTTAAATTACGGCAATCTAAATACTATGAAAATCGGCAATCCCGCAAAGCCCGTTCTCGCCGATTAATTCAAAAAGGGGCTTTATTAGAAAAGTACTTTCAAGCTAATAACCTCTCGGTCGAACAAACCGAAGAACTTTTAAAAACATTTGCCAATTACGTTAATGCCCATAAACCGAATAAATTTAAAGACGATCAGCCTAATAACTAGGCCGATCGTTTTTATTTTCTGGATCATTTTTGGGCTTAATTTCTGGATTTTGATCTGCAAAATTTTGTAACTGCTTTTGCACCTTTTCTGGATAAGTAATATTTTGGTTTATCCAAGGAAAATGCCTCAAATCGTTCTTAAAAACTTGTCCCTTCTCTCTTGCATAAACAGAGGTAAACTTTTCGCTATTATCATAGATCATGACCTTATCAGATTTAAAGGCCACTAATGGCAAATTATGTTTGGATTGCTGATAACGTTTCTTGATCGTTGCTACTGGAACACCGTGGCCACCTTTTTGTACCCGTTCGTTGACCCTTTGGATAGCTAAATTTTCATCTCGCAAAGCAACATATAATAAAGTCACTTCAAAGCCATTTTTGTGAGCTTTGTCAATCAAATTGAGTTGAGCTTTGCCTCTACCTGCCAGTGTTGTTTCTACGTGAATACTTTGCTGGTGATCTAAAGCATAGTGTAGTTGTTTGATTTCTTCTTTCATGGCTTTTAAGTTGTCACTATCTTTATGCCAATCGCCACCCATTTGTCTTAAAAGTTCATCAGCGTTAATCCGTTTTGTTTTGTCAAACAAGATGGGAAATGTATCGTATAGCGTACTTTTTCCTGCTCCGTTAATACCAGCAACAATTATATATTGGGGTTTATCTATCAACGGACAAAGTCCTTTCGCTTAATAACCTCATCTTGCCTTTTATCTAAAAAGTAGGTATATAAAGCGTCATATACTTTGCGCTTTTCTGGATCTGGCTCATGTAATGACTTATCAAGTAAATCTTTTAAATCAGTTTCTTTGGCAATTTCAAAAAAGTCATTAATTGTGATTGTATCTTTCATGTTCATCACACTTCCCAGTTATTAATTTATTTAATCTGATAAGCCATTAGTCCTCATCTGGATCATTGAGCCAATCAGCGACTTCTTTAGCGTCTTTGAACTCTGTTACTGGTGTCTCTTTGGTAACCTTTAAAAGGCTTAAATTAGCTCTTTCGGCTTCGCTCAGGGCTGGTTTAAACGGTAATGCTGCGTCAGCTACGATCCGCTTATAAAACATATTGATCGCGGTAGTTGGGTTTAGACCTAACTGGCTTAAAACGGCTTCGGTATTATCTGCCAATTCTTTGTCAATCTGGACTTGTACGCGTTTCTTTTCCTTAACTGCCATGATTTTCTCGCCCCCCCTTTATTACTACTCACATTATACTAATCTTTGAGTACCATCTCAATTAGCCTGCTTCTTTAAAAGTTGTGAATTTAAGTTTGCTGTCCTTTCCGCAATGGCACTTATACAACGTTCCTAAAGTGCCCGTAAGCGCATTTTAAAACTCGTTTAATATAATTATGCTCTATCTGTTTAAAACAGCTTAAATGGCCTTATATAGCTTTTTAGTTTTAAGCACGCTCATCGTTAGGGTGTTTGGCCGCATATTCTCTAGCCGCTTGTTTATTCCACCAAACGCCAAATAGGTTTTGCATGGTGCCGTATAAGTAGTTCTCA from Pediococcus claussenii ATCC BAA-344 carries:
- a CDS encoding zeta toxin family protein, giving the protein MIDKPQYIIVAGINGAGKSTLYDTFPILFDKTKRINADELLRQMGGDWHKDSDNLKAMKEEIKQLHYALDHQQSIHVETTLAGRGKAQLNLIDKAHKNGFEVTLLYVALRDENLAIQRVNERVQKGGHGVPVATIKKRYQQSKHNLPLVAFKSDKVMIYDNSEKFTSVYAREKGQVFKNDLRHFPWINQNITYPEKVQKQLQNFADQNPEIKPKNDPENKNDRPSY
- a CDS encoding type II toxin-antitoxin system RelB/DinJ family antitoxin — encoded protein: MAVKEKKRVQVQIDKELADNTEAVLSQLGLNPTTAINMFYKRIVADAALPFKPALSEAERANLSLLKVTKETPVTEFKDAKEVADWLNDPDED
- the mobQ gene encoding MobQ family relaxase; translated protein: MAIFHMSFSNISAGKGRSAIAGASYRSGEKLFDQKEGRSYFYARSVMPESFILTPKNAPEWASDREKLWNEVERKDRRANSRYAKEFNVALPVELSEDEQKELLTKYVQENFVNAGMVADVAIHRDHPDNPHAHVMLTNRPFNSDGTWGIKSKKQYILDDNGNKTYTGTSKYPKSRKILMVDWDKKEKITEWRHNWATAVNQVLEAKNLPDRISEKSYEEQGIDEVATQHEGINSQKEKRQEFNQNVKQQRQAKAEAKNTNEKIHNERRMQTLQRHYSFDEKRLVAQLSNRLKTFVSLENLDEKQRMLFNWKNSTMIKQAIGQDMTKQLITINQQENSLAEANQLLDKVVNRTVRKLYPDIDFERVTMAEKRELIKETDSEQKVFAGNELKDRLAMIRTNIINQQILTFTKRPFVSWLMLEKQEQRVKENTSDILAKKGYRFKDIKLTKGALLNGFEENEQNVLKRSIKELSAINEVKKVVDTQYNSVLTKSFPDIDLNKVKMTEKERLYTAVIYYNPELQPLEKQDITRLKNKPPEKFTTQEHVQGLAYLSGQVKPDEIKNANLLRVLNNRGTQQLFIGEAGQDKNISAKQIEQAKQAVKQHNLRSDDFRKENIEGYRAVNYNENTPIKYMSTLLSDALMSVLYSNTQDYELNKQRKAQEELEYELDKKKRQHHKHGRRGGTIHR